In the Nitrospirota bacterium genome, one interval contains:
- a CDS encoding AtpZ/AtpI family protein produces MKNGDEEKYRFTRQIGLLTTIPALLLSGPAIGYFAGSYLDKKFGTTPWLMAILTGFGLAASIRQVIATIIKAGKNIK; encoded by the coding sequence GTGAAAAACGGGGATGAGGAGAAATACCGTTTTACCCGCCAGATAGGGTTACTTACTACTATCCCTGCTTTATTATTATCAGGACCGGCAATAGGGTATTTTGCAGGGAGTTATTTAGATAAAAAATTCGGCACAACACCGTGGCTGATGGCTATATTAACAGGCTTTGGATTAGCCGCAAGTATCCGGCAGGTAATTGCAACAATAATTAAGGCAGGGAAAAATATTAAATGA